A DNA window from Sporosarcina sp. ANT_H38 contains the following coding sequences:
- a CDS encoding DUF917 domain-containing protein, which yields MKWLNKEDIEHIAIGAAVLGTGGGGDPYIGKLMALHAIEKYGPVQVITMDELKDNQWVVPVSGMGSPSVLIEKIPSFEMLMAPLNAYEKASGKKTDVVMPIEIGGVNSLIPVAVAAMKGIPILDGDAMGRAFPEAQMVTFHLDGLKPELVTIADEKGNTITIEPVDGHWSETLSRTVTVAMGGSSIVSDYGVTGKQAKKSVIPGTLTLARKIGELLKQQRNGKVHPIERMLTLLDGHQLFKGKAAEIKRGIEGGFTRGRAVFEGIEENDQDTCVLFFQNEHLLAEINNKPIAMTPDLIAVLDEETGMPITTEGLRYGARVVIVAFPANERWRTPIGIETAGPRYFNYPYDYIPVEILIKEFVTT from the coding sequence ATGAAGTGGTTAAATAAAGAAGATATAGAACATATTGCAATCGGGGCTGCGGTCTTAGGAACAGGTGGAGGTGGAGATCCCTATATAGGGAAATTAATGGCTTTACATGCAATTGAAAAATATGGACCTGTTCAAGTAATTACGATGGATGAACTTAAAGATAATCAATGGGTCGTTCCGGTTAGTGGTATGGGGTCTCCGAGTGTTCTCATCGAGAAAATACCTTCATTTGAAATGCTAATGGCGCCATTAAATGCGTATGAAAAGGCGAGCGGTAAAAAAACTGATGTTGTAATGCCAATTGAAATTGGCGGGGTTAACTCACTAATTCCCGTGGCGGTAGCAGCGATGAAGGGTATTCCAATTTTAGACGGTGATGCAATGGGACGTGCATTTCCAGAAGCACAAATGGTCACTTTCCATCTAGACGGGTTAAAGCCTGAATTAGTCACCATTGCGGATGAGAAAGGAAATACGATCACGATTGAACCTGTGGATGGTCACTGGAGTGAAACCCTATCCCGCACGGTTACGGTGGCTATGGGTGGATCGTCGATTGTGTCCGATTATGGAGTAACTGGAAAACAAGCGAAAAAAAGTGTTATACCAGGTACATTGACACTTGCCCGAAAAATAGGTGAGTTACTGAAACAGCAACGAAATGGGAAAGTGCATCCGATAGAACGGATGCTAACATTATTAGATGGCCATCAGTTATTTAAAGGGAAAGCAGCTGAAATCAAAAGAGGAATCGAGGGTGGATTCACTAGAGGAAGAGCTGTATTTGAAGGTATTGAGGAAAATGATCAGGATACGTGTGTATTGTTCTTTCAAAATGAACATCTCCTTGCAGAAATAAATAACAAACCAATTGCTATGACACCAGACCTTATAGCCGTTTTGGATGAAGAAACAGGTATGCCAATTACTACAGAAGGTTTGAGATATGGAGCTCGGGTTGTCATTGTGGCATTCCCGGCGAATGAACGATGGAGGACACCGATTGGTATTGAGACGGCAGGACCGCGTTATTTCAACTACCCATATGACTATATACCAGTGGAAATACTGATAAAGGAGTTTGTAACCACATGA
- a CDS encoding cytosine permease, which translates to MKNDYAREVVPMQERKKWLSISLIWIAVGIDLSAMLFGAQLGAGMAFNDALLAVVIGSLLLGVLAAFCAYVGAATGLSTSMISRAAFGSSGAKIVSAFLAISLMGWFGVQAGFFAENATVAISEATGIQLPIPLLAGIGGLLMMLTAMYGYHAIEKLSSWSVPLLIILVVLAVGMAISKFGTAGIGAPVENTFSLGMAISLVISIFVVGAVISPDISRWARTKKDAVLASFFGFFIGNSFMLVIAMILSRVMNEDNLTTIMLAVGLGIPGILVLILAQWTTNTSNAYSSGLGLAVIFTKICKARLTLVAGTIGTLMAVLGIYGNFINFLSIITMFIAPIGGVYTAIYYIGGAKLLSIESSAKFHAYPLMAWGMGTLISWMTLENPIGLELFKLTTIPTLDSFIIAFSAQAIFCVVIKRQLPKENVYEVVK; encoded by the coding sequence ATGAAAAATGATTATGCCCGAGAAGTTGTACCGATGCAAGAACGTAAGAAATGGCTATCCATTAGCCTAATATGGATTGCTGTCGGAATTGATTTATCAGCTATGCTTTTTGGAGCACAGCTCGGAGCAGGGATGGCCTTTAATGACGCCTTGCTAGCTGTGGTGATTGGATCTTTACTATTAGGTGTTTTAGCTGCATTTTGTGCATACGTTGGTGCGGCTACTGGATTATCTACATCAATGATTTCTCGTGCCGCCTTCGGAAGTTCTGGAGCAAAAATTGTTTCGGCATTTCTCGCTATCTCATTAATGGGTTGGTTTGGTGTACAAGCTGGCTTTTTTGCCGAAAATGCGACTGTCGCAATCTCTGAAGCCACCGGAATTCAATTACCCATTCCACTTCTTGCTGGCATAGGTGGATTGCTGATGATGCTGACGGCAATGTACGGATACCATGCAATTGAAAAGTTAAGTTCTTGGTCGGTACCGCTGTTGATCATATTAGTGGTTCTGGCAGTCGGAATGGCCATCAGTAAATTCGGCACTGCTGGTATTGGTGCACCTGTGGAAAACACATTCTCATTAGGGATGGCTATTTCACTTGTTATTAGTATCTTTGTCGTGGGTGCAGTAATTTCACCGGACATTTCACGCTGGGCACGAACAAAAAAAGATGCTGTTTTAGCATCCTTCTTTGGTTTCTTTATTGGCAATAGTTTTATGTTGGTCATTGCTATGATTCTATCGCGTGTCATGAACGAAGATAATCTGACGACGATCATGCTGGCTGTTGGTCTTGGGATACCGGGTATTCTAGTATTGATATTGGCGCAATGGACAACGAATACAAGTAATGCTTACTCATCGGGACTTGGCTTAGCTGTCATTTTCACGAAGATTTGTAAAGCGAGATTAACACTTGTTGCAGGTACAATCGGTACCCTTATGGCTGTTTTGGGTATTTACGGAAATTTCATAAACTTCCTGAGCATCATCACGATGTTTATCGCACCAATAGGCGGTGTATATACGGCCATTTACTATATTGGCGGTGCAAAATTGCTATCAATTGAATCGTCTGCAAAGTTCCATGCATACCCGTTAATGGCCTGGGGAATGGGTACGTTAATAAGTTGGATGACACTGGAAAACCCTATTGGACTGGAACTTTTCAAACTAACGACAATACCGACTCTTGATAGTTTCATCATTGCTTTTAGTGCACAGGCAATTTTTTGTGTAGTCATTAAACGTCAATTACCTAAGGAGAATGTCTATGAAGTGGTTAAATAA
- a CDS encoding TetR/AcrR family transcriptional regulator, with protein sequence MKERLMTAAIYNYSRYGYQGATMQKIAADVGIKPASIYFFFQNKEAVFVAAFQKILEDHFSQMKKIMHEAENLPIEDILSYLLYGTVTYHKGKADDTAAYISLINSPPPEIKQFLKNHMEQFDEWLILSLKTALKRDYPSSSEQQRINLTKQFLLIMDGIFWEINLYDEIKFAEQIQHAFHLTTLILRGIEDEK encoded by the coding sequence ATGAAAGAAAGACTGATGACAGCGGCAATTTATAATTATTCACGTTATGGTTATCAAGGAGCCACGATGCAAAAAATCGCTGCAGATGTTGGTATTAAGCCGGCTTCAATCTATTTTTTTTTCCAAAACAAAGAAGCTGTATTTGTCGCAGCTTTTCAAAAGATATTAGAGGACCATTTTAGTCAGATGAAAAAGATCATGCATGAAGCAGAAAATCTTCCAATAGAAGATATCCTCTCTTATCTCCTTTACGGGACTGTCACTTATCATAAAGGGAAAGCAGATGATACGGCAGCTTATATTTCATTGATCAACTCACCACCTCCAGAAATTAAACAGTTTCTCAAAAATCACATGGAGCAGTTCGATGAGTGGCTAATACTTTCACTGAAAACTGCGTTAAAACGCGATTACCCATCCAGTTCTGAACAACAAAGGATCAACTTAACAAAACAATTTCTGTTGATAATGGATGGAATTTTTTGGGAAATAAATTTGTATGATGAAATAAAATTTGCGGAGCAAATCCAACATGCTTTTCACCTCACCACTCTTATATTGAGGGGGATTGAAGATGAAAAATGA
- a CDS encoding LysM peptidoglycan-binding and 3D domain-containing protein, which produces MKKHIIALAAIATLSVGAGQASASSVHTVESGDTLWSISQEANISVEELQTMNGLKSTIIYPAQKLKVEDQKLKVEDKVGIHVVVKGDTLFKIALNNNLSVDELMNKNGISSDIIHPGDKLIVAGSKTTSAPSSTNNVVNNAVASATKEMTVTATAYTANCEGCTGITAAGIDLLSNPNQKVIAVDPTVIPMGTRVWVEGYGEAIAGDTGGAIKGKKIDVYMENEQDALNWGRKTVTIKILD; this is translated from the coding sequence ATGAAAAAACACATCATTGCACTAGCAGCAATCGCAACATTATCAGTAGGGGCGGGCCAAGCATCTGCATCTAGCGTCCATACGGTAGAATCGGGAGATACACTATGGTCAATTTCACAAGAGGCTAATATAAGCGTAGAAGAATTACAAACAATGAACGGATTAAAGTCTACCATTATATATCCAGCGCAAAAACTTAAAGTAGAAGATCAAAAACTTAAAGTAGAAGATAAGGTGGGAATACACGTAGTTGTGAAAGGTGACACTCTTTTCAAAATTGCGCTGAATAACAACCTCTCAGTGGATGAATTAATGAATAAGAATGGTATTTCAAGTGATATCATCCATCCGGGAGATAAACTAATAGTAGCAGGTTCAAAAACAACTTCAGCACCATCATCCACTAACAATGTAGTAAATAATGCTGTCGCTTCAGCTACTAAAGAAATGACAGTTACAGCAACGGCGTATACCGCTAATTGCGAAGGATGCACGGGTATAACGGCAGCGGGTATTGACTTGCTTTCGAATCCTAACCAAAAAGTCATCGCAGTTGACCCTACAGTAATTCCAATGGGAACGCGCGTATGGGTTGAAGGATATGGAGAAGCAATTGCGGGAGATACTGGTGGTGCTATTAAAGGGAAAAAAATTGACGTCTATATGGAAAATGAGCAAGATGCATTAAATTGGGGACGTAAAACAGTTACCATTAAAATTCTGGATTGA